From one Butyricimonas faecihominis genomic stretch:
- a CDS encoding bifunctional nuclease family protein: MDRIKLKVFGLSYQSMSQTGAYALILAEENDAFRIPIIIGIAEAQSIAIQMEHLHSQRPLTHDLMKSLADSLGVVLEEVYIYRWESGIFYSELRFRNGEELLKIDSRTSDAIALALRYNCPIYIAASVIAKTAIPISDLATGEFSGQKPVEPEKSETTEYNFTIEELTRLLDEAVKNEDYESASRFRDMLKARKEE, encoded by the coding sequence ATGGACAGGATTAAGTTAAAAGTTTTCGGGTTATCCTATCAGAGTATGTCACAAACCGGGGCGTACGCGCTGATTCTGGCGGAAGAGAATGATGCCTTCCGCATCCCCATCATTATAGGGATCGCGGAGGCTCAATCCATTGCCATACAGATGGAACACCTGCACTCACAGCGTCCCTTGACGCACGATTTGATGAAGAGTCTGGCGGATAGTCTGGGTGTGGTTCTGGAAGAGGTTTATATATATCGTTGGGAATCCGGTATCTTTTACTCAGAACTGCGTTTCAGGAATGGCGAGGAACTGCTGAAGATTGATTCGCGTACTTCCGATGCCATCGCCTTGGCCTTGCGCTATAATTGTCCGATTTATATTGCGGCCAGCGTGATTGCCAAGACAGCTATCCCGATCTCCGATCTGGCCACGGGAGAATTTAGCGGGCAAAAGCCTGTTGAACCGGAGAAATCCGAAACAACCGAGTATAACTTCACGATAGAAGAATTAACCCGTTTACTGGATGAGGCCGTGAAGAACGAGGATTACGAGAGTGCCTCTCGCTTCAGGGATATGCTGAAAGCTAGGAAAGAGGAATAA
- a CDS encoding glucose-6-phosphate isomerase — MDRIKLDYSKVLSFVGEEEIAVQREKATKALKGLEDGTCKGSDFLGWLDLPVHITDDELNRISACANKLREQTDVVVIVGIGGSYLGAKAVIEAMSGSFDAYSGTKVVFAGNNVSEDYLYELQAFLKDKKFGICVISKSGTTTEPAVAFRLLKDQLIEQEGVTVARERIVAITDEKKGALRTMSDREGYETFVIPDNVGGRYSVLTPVGLLPVAIAGFDVRALVKGAVDMRAYGKENGAELSATYAAVRNALYEKGYVIEITVNFNPKLHYVAEWWKQLYGESEGKENKGIFPASVDFTTDLHSMGQYIQEGRRNLFETVLSIDKTKYSLQVPCDAHDLDKLNYLAGKRVDEVNKMAELGTQLAHVDGGVPNIRVIIPELTEYYLGQLFYFYELACGISGGILGVNTFDQPGVEAYKNNMFMLLGKPGYERK; from the coding sequence ATGGATCGCATAAAACTTGACTACTCGAAGGTGTTATCGTTTGTAGGGGAAGAAGAGATCGCCGTGCAACGAGAAAAAGCAACAAAGGCTCTAAAGGGCTTGGAAGACGGAACTTGTAAAGGGAGTGACTTTTTGGGTTGGCTCGATCTACCCGTCCACATCACGGATGATGAATTGAATCGTATTTCCGCTTGTGCCAACAAGTTAAGGGAGCAAACCGATGTTGTTGTCATCGTGGGCATCGGGGGATCTTACTTGGGAGCCAAAGCGGTGATCGAGGCCATGTCCGGTAGTTTTGATGCTTATTCCGGTACGAAAGTTGTTTTCGCGGGAAATAACGTGAGCGAGGACTATCTATACGAGTTACAGGCGTTCCTCAAAGATAAGAAATTCGGTATATGTGTGATTTCCAAATCGGGAACCACGACCGAACCTGCCGTGGCTTTCCGTTTACTGAAGGATCAACTGATCGAGCAAGAGGGAGTTACCGTGGCAAGGGAGAGAATCGTGGCCATTACCGACGAGAAAAAGGGAGCCTTGCGAACGATGTCGGACCGGGAAGGGTACGAGACTTTCGTTATTCCGGACAATGTCGGGGGACGCTACTCCGTGCTGACCCCCGTGGGATTGCTCCCCGTGGCTATTGCCGGGTTTGACGTCCGGGCTTTAGTTAAAGGTGCCGTGGATATGCGGGCGTATGGCAAGGAAAATGGGGCAGAGCTTTCCGCCACATACGCTGCCGTTCGGAATGCGCTCTACGAGAAGGGGTACGTGATCGAGATCACGGTGAACTTCAACCCGAAATTGCATTATGTTGCCGAATGGTGGAAACAGCTTTACGGGGAAAGCGAGGGAAAGGAGAATAAGGGTATATTCCCCGCCAGCGTTGACTTCACGACAGATTTGCACTCCATGGGGCAATACATACAGGAAGGACGTCGCAATTTGTTCGAGACGGTTCTTTCCATTGATAAAACGAAATACAGCTTGCAAGTGCCTTGCGATGCCCATGACCTTGATAAACTGAATTATCTGGCCGGTAAGCGCGTCGATGAGGTAAACAAGATGGCCGAACTGGGAACCCAACTCGCCCACGTGGATGGTGGGGTACCGAATATCCGGGTCATTATCCCGGAACTGACGGAGTACTACTTGGGTCAGCTATTCTATTTCTACGAACTGGCTTGTGGTATCTCCGGTGGTATACTCGGGGTGAATACTTTCGACCAGCCGGGCGTGGAGGCCTATAAGAACAATATGTTCATGTTGCTGGGTAAGCCGGGGTACGAGAGAAAATAA
- a CDS encoding HesA/MoeB/ThiF family protein, with product MPLTNQEQERYNRHIILHDIRIQGQEKIKETSILVVGAGGLGSPILYYLTAAGIGHIGIMDDDVVSESNLQRQILYDTTHVGTPKVTVAATKLKQLNPFTRITPYFTRLSLDNALEIIPEYDIVMDATDNLHARYLINDACVKLGKPFVYGSICEFSGQVSVFNYQNGPTYRDLFEYNDEIENFSQPLGVIGALPGIVGSLQANEAIKIILEKPGVLSGKLLTIDILNNTYLTFAIRKKERGEESLFK from the coding sequence ATGCCACTGACCAATCAAGAACAAGAACGTTATAATCGACACATTATCCTACACGACATTAGAATTCAAGGACAAGAAAAAATTAAAGAAACGAGCATACTGGTCGTAGGAGCCGGGGGATTAGGCTCACCTATATTATATTACCTCACGGCAGCAGGAATCGGCCATATCGGCATCATGGACGACGATGTTGTTTCAGAATCCAACCTGCAACGCCAAATATTATACGACACGACTCACGTGGGAACCCCGAAAGTCACCGTCGCCGCCACGAAATTAAAACAATTAAATCCATTCACCCGGATTACACCATATTTTACCCGGTTATCACTGGATAACGCACTGGAAATCATTCCCGAATACGATATTGTCATGGACGCGACAGATAATCTCCACGCCCGTTACCTGATTAATGACGCTTGCGTGAAGCTGGGAAAACCGTTCGTTTACGGCAGCATTTGCGAGTTCAGCGGGCAAGTGTCCGTGTTCAATTACCAGAACGGCCCCACTTACCGGGATCTTTTCGAGTACAATGACGAGATCGAGAATTTCTCGCAACCGCTGGGTGTCATCGGGGCATTACCGGGAATTGTCGGTTCCCTTCAAGCGAACGAGGCAATTAAAATCATACTGGAGAAACCCGGCGTACTTTCCGGGAAATTACTGACTATTGATATATTGAATAACACGTACCTTACTTTTGCCATCCGAAAGAAGGAACGAGGGGAGGAATCTCTATTTAAATAA
- a CDS encoding recombinase family protein, with translation MVVAYLRVSTNKQHLENQQEEIKKFAAHRGLDIDKWYHDVVSGKVHSNDRKLGDLLESLQEGDCLIVTEVSRLSRTLIDIMNIINTCIQRKIVLHSTKEGYTFENNLNSKILGFAFGLVAEIERNLISIRTREALAVRKAEGKKLGRPYGSCPQLNVLIQNKEKIIELMDNSVPYKKIAKKYKVSICTVNRFVKQHINESK, from the coding sequence ATGGTAGTTGCATATTTGCGAGTCAGCACAAACAAACAACATTTGGAAAACCAGCAGGAGGAGATCAAGAAATTTGCAGCCCACCGGGGACTTGATATTGACAAGTGGTATCATGACGTTGTCAGTGGAAAAGTACATAGTAATGACCGAAAACTAGGTGATCTTCTAGAATCTTTGCAGGAAGGTGATTGCCTTATCGTCACGGAAGTTTCGCGATTGAGCAGGACATTGATTGACATCATGAATATCATCAATACCTGTATTCAACGTAAAATTGTTCTTCATAGCACGAAAGAAGGGTACACTTTCGAGAATAACCTGAACAGTAAAATCCTGGGATTCGCATTCGGGTTAGTCGCGGAAATCGAACGTAATCTTATATCCATCCGGACAAGAGAGGCTCTCGCGGTAAGAAAGGCCGAGGGAAAAAAACTAGGGCGCCCGTATGGCAGTTGTCCGCAGTTGAACGTGTTGATACAAAACAAGGAGAAGATTATCGAACTCATGGATAACAGCGTACCTTACAAGAAAATAGCCAAGAAATACAAAGTATCCATCTGCACCGTCAACCGATTTGTCAAACAACACATTAACGAAAGCAAGTAA
- the thiH gene encoding 2-iminoacetate synthase ThiH — protein sequence MTSFYDTLKTYDWDDVKQNIMDKSKNDAIAAINNPHRTLDDFMALISPAATPLLEDMAVEANRLTLERFGNTIQLYIPLYVSNYCTNFCVYCGFNHDNDIHRKMLTLEEVQAETDVITGWGFKHLLLVSGEAPAVTTVDYYEKVIRAVRDKFSQIALEVQPLDTDDYARLHEAGLSFVCVYQETYNEQQYPKYHPKGRKANYRYRLETPDRVCTAGVQKMGIGALLGLEDWRTDSFFTALHLKYLERTYWRSKYSISLPRLRPHAGAFMPKDPINDKQMVQLICAYRLLDQQAEISVSTRESREFRDHVMHLGATSMSAGSSTEPGGYVVPHKELEQFAINDNRTPQEMVEAIKAQGYEPVWKDWDAWM from the coding sequence ATGACTTCATTTTACGATACCTTGAAAACCTACGACTGGGACGATGTGAAACAGAACATCATGGATAAGTCGAAAAACGATGCTATCGCGGCAATCAATAACCCGCATCGCACGTTAGATGATTTTATGGCATTGATCTCCCCGGCAGCAACACCGTTACTGGAGGACATGGCCGTGGAAGCTAACCGTCTGACTCTGGAAAGATTCGGGAACACGATCCAGTTGTACATTCCCCTGTACGTTTCCAATTACTGCACGAATTTCTGCGTGTACTGCGGTTTCAACCACGATAACGATATTCACCGGAAAATGCTTACTCTCGAAGAGGTACAGGCGGAAACCGACGTCATTACCGGGTGGGGATTCAAGCACCTGCTGCTCGTGTCGGGCGAGGCGCCTGCCGTGACCACGGTGGACTACTACGAGAAAGTGATCCGTGCGGTACGGGACAAGTTCTCGCAAATCGCCCTTGAAGTGCAACCTCTCGACACGGACGACTACGCCCGGTTACACGAGGCCGGGTTGAGCTTCGTATGCGTGTACCAAGAAACGTATAACGAACAACAATATCCCAAGTACCACCCCAAGGGACGGAAGGCAAATTACCGCTACCGTTTGGAAACTCCCGACAGGGTATGCACGGCCGGGGTTCAGAAAATGGGAATCGGGGCATTGCTCGGTCTGGAAGACTGGCGCACCGACTCGTTCTTCACGGCCCTGCACTTGAAATACCTGGAAAGGACCTACTGGCGCTCCAAGTACTCGATCTCTCTTCCCCGCCTGCGGCCACACGCCGGGGCCTTCATGCCGAAAGACCCGATCAACGACAAGCAGATGGTGCAACTGATATGCGCCTACCGTTTGCTCGACCAGCAGGCCGAAATCTCCGTGTCCACGCGGGAAAGCCGGGAGTTCCGGGATCACGTGATGCACCTAGGAGCCACGTCCATGAGTGCCGGATCAAGCACGGAGCCGGGCGGGTACGTCGTTCCCCACAAGGAACTGGAACAATTTGCCATCAACGATAACCGTACCCCACAAGAGATGGTCGAGGCCATCAAAGCACAAGGGTATGAACCCGTGTGGAAAGATTGGGACGCTTGGATGTAG
- a CDS encoding thiazole synthase, protein MALKIADKEFTSRLFTGTGKFASNQLMEDAILASESQLVTVALKRVNMDGKDDDILAHLKAPHITLLPNTSGVRTAKEAVFAAQLAREALGTNWLKLEIHPDPKYLLPDPIETLKATEELAKLGFVVLPYIQADPVLCKHLENAGAATVMPLGAPIGTNKGLVTRDLLEIIIEQSNVPVIVDAGIGAPSHAAAAMEMGAAAVLVNTAIAVSPNPVEMGRAFKLAVEAGRMAFEAKLAKQYRHAQASSPLTAFLD, encoded by the coding sequence ATGGCTTTAAAAATAGCAGACAAAGAATTTACCTCACGCTTATTTACCGGAACCGGTAAATTCGCATCGAATCAACTGATGGAAGATGCCATCTTGGCATCCGAATCACAACTCGTAACCGTCGCGCTGAAACGCGTGAACATGGACGGTAAGGATGATGATATTCTGGCTCATCTGAAAGCACCTCATATCACCTTGTTACCCAATACTTCCGGCGTGAGAACCGCCAAAGAGGCCGTGTTCGCCGCACAACTGGCGAGAGAAGCTCTCGGCACGAACTGGCTAAAACTGGAAATACATCCCGATCCCAAGTACCTGTTGCCGGACCCGATTGAAACCCTGAAAGCGACCGAGGAATTGGCAAAGCTGGGATTCGTGGTGTTACCCTACATTCAAGCCGATCCGGTACTTTGCAAACACCTTGAAAATGCCGGGGCCGCCACCGTGATGCCGTTAGGTGCACCGATCGGCACGAACAAAGGGCTGGTGACCCGCGACCTGCTGGAGATCATCATTGAACAGAGTAACGTCCCGGTAATCGTGGATGCCGGAATCGGGGCTCCCTCCCACGCCGCCGCTGCCATGGAAATGGGTGCTGCCGCAGTGCTGGTGAATACCGCTATCGCCGTATCGCCTAACCCGGTAGAAATGGGACGGGCATTTAAACTGGCCGTGGAGGCCGGACGCATGGCATTCGAGGCAAAACTTGCCAAACAATACCGCCACGCACAGGCCAGCTCCCCGTTAACGGCATTTTTGGATTAA
- a CDS encoding thiamine phosphate synthase produces MIVIITPPRTLPDEEHIVNKLFESGLHLLHLRKPGADRDTLERYIRGIRPRFRERVVLHDHFELAEEYGLRGIHLKYNEARTFTGRDRLAHVSVSCHSFEEIDALPFEPNYVFLSPVFDSISKQGYPSAFAPKYLKENLQKRRVPVIALGGITAEKVAECRKMGFRGVALLGHVWEQPSEAVARFTNILPDEVLSIAGFDQSSGAGVTADIKTFESCRVYGLGTSSSITFQNQNTYLGTKWLTPDEIIRQCEVLFREFSPTYVKIGLIESFDTLEQVVNYLRTALPKVRIIWDPILKASAGFQFHDGENLTQLQDILRKIYLITPNTDELKTLFGNHPDVESLQALARSLKLNILWKGGHNDGALASDRLVTPDKVYTFSVTRARHGKHGTGCVLSSAIASYLTLGYPLPDACRLGQHYVAGFIRSNDTNLGMHNRVESTAPEVDLYRIPLQYITDYKEGVSIPEQVEAVCKGGCRWVQLRMKEADREEFIRVGRTVKEICKRHGALFLVNDNVDIALELDADGVHLGKEDMNPLEARRILGYSKIIGGTCNTFEDVVTRFRQQVDYIGLGPFTYTSTKKRLSPVLGLEGYRKIMEACREEGIYLPVHAIGGIREDDIQPILSTGVTGIALSSLLKNSEDITGKTRETVEQLNIKELPPPFGVLPL; encoded by the coding sequence ATGATCGTAATCATCACCCCTCCCCGCACCCTGCCTGACGAAGAGCATATCGTGAACAAGCTCTTTGAAAGCGGATTGCACTTGCTGCACCTGCGAAAGCCGGGAGCAGACCGGGACACGCTGGAACGCTACATCCGGGGCATCCGGCCGCGTTTCCGGGAACGTGTCGTCCTGCACGACCACTTCGAACTGGCAGAAGAGTACGGGTTAAGAGGGATTCACCTGAAATACAACGAGGCACGGACGTTCACCGGACGGGATCGACTCGCCCACGTGAGCGTGTCGTGTCACTCCTTCGAGGAAATCGACGCCTTGCCTTTCGAGCCGAACTACGTCTTTCTCAGCCCGGTATTTGACAGCATTTCCAAACAGGGATACCCGTCGGCCTTCGCCCCGAAATACCTGAAGGAAAACTTACAAAAGAGACGCGTACCCGTAATCGCTTTGGGAGGTATCACCGCGGAAAAAGTCGCGGAATGCCGGAAAATGGGATTCCGCGGGGTCGCCTTGCTGGGACACGTGTGGGAACAGCCGTCGGAGGCCGTTGCCCGTTTCACCAACATCTTGCCCGACGAGGTGCTAAGTATTGCCGGATTTGACCAAAGTTCCGGGGCCGGGGTGACGGCTGACATCAAAACGTTCGAAAGTTGCCGGGTATATGGACTTGGAACGAGCAGTTCCATCACCTTCCAGAATCAAAACACGTACCTCGGGACGAAGTGGCTCACGCCGGACGAGATCATCCGGCAATGCGAAGTCCTGTTCCGGGAGTTCAGCCCCACTTACGTCAAGATCGGGTTGATCGAAAGTTTCGACACGCTGGAACAAGTGGTGAACTATCTCCGGACGGCTCTCCCCAAGGTAAGGATTATCTGGGACCCGATACTGAAAGCCAGCGCCGGATTCCAGTTCCATGACGGGGAGAATCTAACTCAGTTGCAGGATATACTTCGAAAGATATACCTGATTACCCCGAACACGGACGAGCTGAAAACACTTTTCGGGAATCACCCGGACGTGGAAAGCCTGCAAGCGCTGGCCCGCAGCCTGAAACTCAACATCCTCTGGAAAGGCGGTCATAACGACGGGGCGCTGGCCTCCGACCGACTGGTCACCCCAGACAAGGTGTACACCTTCTCGGTGACACGGGCAAGACACGGGAAACACGGGACGGGATGCGTTCTTTCCTCGGCCATCGCCTCGTATCTCACGCTCGGCTATCCCCTCCCCGACGCTTGTCGGCTGGGGCAGCACTACGTGGCGGGATTTATCCGCTCTAACGACACGAACCTAGGGATGCATAACCGCGTGGAAAGCACCGCCCCGGAAGTTGACTTGTACCGGATTCCCTTGCAATACATCACCGACTACAAGGAAGGAGTTTCTATTCCCGAACAGGTGGAGGCCGTGTGCAAGGGAGGGTGTCGATGGGTGCAACTACGGATGAAAGAGGCTGACCGGGAAGAGTTTATCCGTGTCGGACGCACCGTGAAAGAGATTTGCAAACGTCACGGGGCCTTGTTCCTTGTCAATGACAACGTGGACATCGCCCTTGAGCTGGATGCCGACGGGGTACACTTGGGAAAAGAGGACATGAATCCCCTTGAAGCCCGCCGGATTCTCGGTTACTCGAAGATCATCGGGGGAACGTGCAACACGTTTGAAGACGTGGTGACCCGTTTTCGTCAACAGGTAGACTATATCGGTCTGGGCCCGTTCACGTACACCTCGACGAAAAAGCGTCTCAGCCCGGTCCTCGGTCTCGAAGGTTACCGAAAGATCATGGAAGCCTGCCGGGAAGAGGGCATCTATCTCCCCGTCCACGCCATCGGAGGCATCCGGGAGGATGACATTCAACCGATATTAAGCACGGGAGTAACGGGCATCGCCCTCTCCTCCTTGCTGAAAAATAGCGAGGATATAACGGGAAAGACGAGAGAAACGGTAGAACAATTGAATATAAAAGAACTCCCTCCCCCCTTCGGGGTACTCCCTCTATAA
- the thiC gene encoding phosphomethylpyrimidine synthase ThiC: MSQEFTISSGPLPGSEKIYVKGEMFDIEVPMRRINLTPTVDTDGTKIENEPVVVYDTSGPYTDPNYTVDLHKGLPKIREQWIADRNDTVKLEGLSSEYGRARQNDRSLDALRFEHVNTTPRVAKPGHRVSQMYYARQGIITPEMEYIAIRENQMVDKIRETYKKEKGEPLGANFPEYITPEFVRQEVAAGRAIIPANINHPESEPMIIGRNFLVKINANIGNSPITSSISEEVEKAVWAFRWGADTIMDLSTGKNIHETREWIIRNSPVPVGTVPLYQALEKVRGKVEDLTWEIYRDTLIEQAEQGVDYFTIHAGLRWHHVPLTLKRLTGIVSRGGAIMAHWCTTHKQESFLYEHFEDICEILAKYDVGVSIGDGLRPGCIADSNDEAQLAELKTLGELARVASKHDVQVIIEGPGHVPMQKIRENMRLEQEWCDEAPFYTLGPLVTDIAPGYDHITSAIGGAMIGWFGTSMLCYVTQKEHLGLPNRDDVKEGVITFKLAAHAADLAKGHPAAYYRDYAMSKARFEFRWKDQFHLALDSEKALRFHDETLPAEGHKEAHFCSMCGEHFCSMRASEKLRKKINEQEG; this comes from the coding sequence ATGAGCCAAGAATTTACCATTTCAAGCGGCCCGCTACCCGGGTCGGAAAAGATTTACGTGAAGGGCGAGATGTTTGACATCGAGGTGCCGATGCGCCGGATTAACCTCACGCCCACGGTTGACACGGACGGGACGAAGATCGAGAATGAGCCTGTCGTGGTTTACGATACATCGGGACCTTACACGGACCCGAACTACACGGTGGACTTGCACAAGGGACTGCCCAAGATCCGGGAACAATGGATTGCCGACCGGAATGACACCGTGAAACTGGAAGGACTGAGTTCCGAGTACGGCCGGGCACGCCAAAATGATCGCTCGCTCGATGCCTTGCGCTTCGAACACGTGAACACCACGCCGAGAGTGGCGAAACCGGGACACCGCGTGTCGCAGATGTACTACGCCCGTCAGGGAATCATCACCCCGGAAATGGAATACATCGCCATCCGCGAGAACCAGATGGTCGACAAGATCCGGGAGACCTACAAGAAAGAGAAAGGCGAGCCGCTGGGCGCGAACTTCCCGGAATATATCACCCCGGAATTCGTGCGTCAGGAAGTGGCCGCCGGGCGGGCCATCATCCCCGCGAATATCAACCACCCGGAGAGCGAGCCGATGATCATCGGGCGTAACTTCCTCGTGAAGATCAACGCCAACATCGGGAACTCCCCCATCACCTCGTCTATTTCCGAGGAAGTGGAAAAAGCCGTGTGGGCCTTCCGCTGGGGAGCCGACACGATCATGGACCTGTCAACCGGGAAAAACATCCACGAGACACGCGAGTGGATCATCCGTAACTCGCCCGTACCCGTGGGAACCGTGCCATTGTACCAAGCACTGGAAAAGGTGCGGGGCAAGGTGGAAGACCTCACGTGGGAGATTTACCGCGACACGCTCATCGAGCAAGCCGAGCAAGGCGTGGACTACTTCACGATCCATGCCGGGCTACGCTGGCATCACGTGCCGCTGACGCTGAAACGCCTCACGGGAATCGTGTCCCGCGGGGGAGCCATCATGGCACACTGGTGTACGACCCACAAACAAGAAAGTTTCTTGTACGAGCATTTCGAGGACATCTGCGAGATTCTTGCCAAATACGACGTCGGGGTATCCATCGGTGACGGGTTGCGTCCCGGTTGCATCGCCGACTCGAACGACGAGGCACAGCTTGCCGAGTTGAAAACGCTGGGAGAACTGGCCCGGGTGGCTTCCAAGCATGACGTGCAAGTGATCATCGAGGGACCGGGACACGTGCCGATGCAGAAAATCCGGGAAAATATGCGGCTAGAGCAAGAATGGTGTGACGAAGCCCCGTTCTACACCCTCGGACCGCTCGTGACGGACATCGCCCCCGGCTACGACCACATCACCTCCGCCATCGGTGGTGCCATGATCGGCTGGTTCGGGACATCCATGCTCTGCTACGTGACCCAGAAGGAACACCTCGGACTGCCGAACCGGGACGACGTGAAAGAAGGCGTGATTACCTTCAAACTCGCCGCCCACGCCGCCGACCTTGCCAAGGGACACCCCGCCGCTTACTACCGGGATTACGCCATGAGCAAGGCCCGTTTCGAGTTCCGATGGAAAGACCAGTTCCATCTCGCGCTGGATTCTGAAAAAGCCTTGCGTTTCCACGACGAGACGTTACCCGCCGAGGGACACAAAGAGGCTCATTTCTGCTCCATGTGCGGGGAACATTTCTGCTCCATGCGTGCCAGCGAGAAGTTGAGGAAAAAGATAAATGAACAAGAAGGATAG
- the thiS gene encoding sulfur carrier protein ThiS yields the protein MQVFINDKSFECAPGTTLPEVLEANAIPTGNIAIAVDFNVIPRPDWGKTVLQDGSKIIIIKAVQGG from the coding sequence ATGCAAGTATTTATAAACGACAAATCCTTCGAATGCGCCCCCGGCACGACACTCCCCGAAGTACTGGAAGCCAACGCCATCCCGACGGGCAACATTGCCATCGCCGTGGATTTCAACGTCATTCCCCGTCCCGACTGGGGTAAAACCGTGCTTCAAGATGGTAGCAAAATTATCATCATCAAGGCAGTACAGGGAGGATGA